The genomic interval CTTTGACCGCACCAACTACAGGGTGGCCGATTTGAAAGCAATGGAGCACCAATTGCAATACTTCAACGAGGCTTTGTTTACAGGTTGTTTTGCAATACCTACGTTTGCAAAAAAAATGATTGAATAAAAAGTGCCCTCAATGAGGGCTTTCTTATAAGAGCCTGTTTGAAAATGAAGCCTAACCTGACCTGAAAAATAACTTTGCGACCCTTGGCAATGCAGTCGGTATTTTTTTAATATGCTACCTCTTTTACCCATTGCATAAGAAATCACTGTGTAAGCAACCTGCCCATTTCTTTCAAATTCCTGCACGCTTTTCACCTTGCTTCAAAATAGCATTTATTTATGATTTTACCTGAAGCTTGTGATGAAACAGCGCACAACCCAACCTGTAAATTCACCTAGTCTTTATTTGTTGCCACCATACCAGCCAGCTTACTTAGTGCATAATTCCCAATAAGAATCATTATATTTGTAGTTAAAATACCCGAAAATCTTGGTAAACTTTCATACTTTGTACCATAAAACCTATTAAACTTGCGGTGAGGGGACTATATCTTAGCCTATGAATCAAAATGAAATAAAAGCACTGGTATCTTTGCTAGATGATGATGACTATGAGGTGATTAATCATATCAAAGAAAAAATTATATCAATGGGGGACGTCTTGATTCCCTTTTTAGAAACTGCATGGGAAAACAACTTTAGTCCGGTGGTTCAGCGACGCATCGAAGAACTGATACACACTTTACAGTTACAATCGTTGCAAGAGCGTTTCCGCGATTGGAAAGACAACGAACAAGAAGACCTTTTGAAGGGAATATGGTTAGTGGCTTGCTTTCAGTACCCCGACCTTGACCTACGCAAGGTAACCAAAGAACTGGATAAGATTTACCACGAAGTTTGGCTGAGCCACCGTGCTTACGCAAGCCCGCACGACAAGGTAAAAAACCTGAATAATATTTTATTTACCAAACTGGGCTTTAGCTCCAACACCCAAAACTTTCACTCGCCGGGCAACTCTATGATCAACATAGTGCTTGAGTCGCGCAAGGGCAACCCCATATCGTTGTGCATCGTATATATGTTGATCGCACAAAAACTCAAAATGCCTATTTATGGGATCAACCTGCCCAATATATTTGTGTTGACTTATAAAAGTGAAGAAACGCAGTTTTATATCAATGCCTTTAACCGCGGATTGATTTTTTCCAGGTCAGAAATAGACAACTATATAGCACAACTCAATATTCCCACAACCAACCGGTTTTATTACCCTTGCTCTAATCTTGAAATTATTCAACGCATCATGCGAAACCTGGTGGTGGCTTTTGAAAAGCTCAACGAAGACGAAAAAGCCAGGGAACTGAAAGAGTTATTGCAAGTGTTGGATGCCTGAAATAAGTGGATGAATGCGTCCTAAAGCGATAAAAAGCACTGTAACTCATCAACTGATTTTGTCGTGCAGTGCTGGGCGTAACAAGTGGTTTGTACGCACAAAAGCCAACCCAAACCCAGAGATGTCGTACATCATAAATAAGAATAGTAGAAAAACTGATGACCGAAGCCTTAGTAATTAGTAAAATTAAAGAACGCCTGAATATATCCTCTAAAGATCTTTTTTATATCGCCATCATATTAGGGTTGATGATTGCATTGTTGTACAAAATCACTCAAACAAGCTTTATGAAAAAGGAAACGGCGTTGTTAGAGGAAAAAAACAATGTATTGGATGCTTATTTGCATAAGTTAGACAATGACATTAAAAACCGTCAAATACAGATAACCAACCTGGATAGTACCAATCAAGATCAAAAAGATGATTTAATGAAACAGCTTGACTTTTTGAAGCAAAAAAGAAAAGAAATTGTCAAGCTTAGAAAAGAAAAAAATGTAAGCTATCAGAAAATACTGGTGTTAACTTCTGCCATCGCCCAGCAACACGCTACCTATGGAAAAATAAGTAAACTCAAAAATGAGCTTCATTTGCTGCAAGACAGCCTAAGCAAACTGGTAAACAATGACAGCCACCTGGAAACACCCTCTTGGCAATACAAGTTTCAGAGTTTACAAAATAGTTATCAACAGGTAGCCCAAGAAAACAAAACGCTTAAAACCAAACTTTCCACCCTGAGCGGAAAAGTGTTTGCCACCAATATACACAGCCAGCCAGGTGAAATATTGCGGGGAAAATTTGATCGGTCTACCCGTGCCCGTCGTACCTCTATTATTCAGCTTAACTTTAAACTCACCCGTTTGCTTCAGCAACAAGAGCAGTTAATTATTCGCTTATTTGACGAAAACGAGCAGGAGTTTGCCCTTAAAACCGATTATCTACAGGAACTATTGGGGCAAGCATCTACCAATAAAACTATTTATCTGAAGCCTGCCCAAGCCAAGCGGTTTAGCCGGGGCAAAAGCACTGTGAAGCTATTTTTGACTTGTAATGGCAAAACCAAACCTATAGGCATCCATTCGGTATACTTACGTTAATGTTTGGTTTTGTAAAACAAATAAAAAATTTAGTAACGCACCTTTACCTGCTCTTTAGCTTTCATTATCTTTTGTACCCTGCCTAGTTTCCTACTCTGCTTTTTCACTTCTTTGGCGGTTTTTTTTACGATGGTTTTCCAGTGTACTTTTTTCTTATGAAGCAACAGCTCATTTTGTAAGCTTTTTAGCAAAGCCTGAGTAAGTACTCCTTGGTAAGCATTGCGCCCTGGTTGGCGACTGTATAAAGTAATAATACCTGAGTTGCCCAAAAATAATTGTCGGTACCCTTGGGTGTTGCCCACTACAGCAGGGGCATTCAAGTGGTTGCCTACAGCCACATTGTATTTCTGGGCTTGGCGGCTTGGTTTGCCTTGGTCAATCATCACTATTTTAAAGTCAGCTTTAGTATTTTCGAGCGTATTATTCAGGCGGTTTGTCAATACTTGTACACTTGCCAACGACTGGTTATCTCGTTTTGTAGCCTGGTTTGTGGTGCCCAAATAGTGTACCCATACCACATCATCGAAGCCAGGCTTGGCTTGTTGGAGCCACTGCTGCCATTGCATCGTATAAAACTGTCCTGTGGGAGCCTTTTTTAACGCCAAATGTAAGCCGGTAGCCTGAGCTATTTGATTGCCCACAGCAATTAATTGTTGGTAAGTAGTTTGTTCTTGATCAGCAAAAACCCATAAATGAAGTTTGCCAGGTTTGCGGTATACGCCAGCAAAGTTACTTTCCCCTTCATTGTAATTTGTTTGACGTTTCAGTGAATAGTCGTGGCTGTCCTTGTGTTTTCTCGCGGTTTTTTTTGAGTTTTTGCCCCTCGTATTGCTTGAAATGTGGATTTCTTCTGTACCAGGTTTTCCCTGGAGGGCAACCTTGGTTTTGTTTCCAGGCTTGTCTGCCAATGCTGTAGTAGTATTGACAGGGGAACCAGAGGCAAGCATTTGTCGGGTATTTGGTTTGATCACAGCCGTAGGCTTCTTTCGTTTGTTTACCACGTGCTGGTCTGGAGTTATAGTAGCGGTTTGTGCTGTTGCCTCCTTCAAGAGTGTTTTTTTCCTGTGAACTGTCTTGGGCATTGGGTGAGCTGCTGGGTTTTCTGTACTTTGCTGCTTGAGGCTTTGGTCAGTACCTGCGTGGGTGTTTTGAGCATGTTGTACTTTGTCAAACAGACGTGGCAAGCTCACTATCATAAAAAGAGCCACTGCTGCTGCCACGGCCACGCCCCATAAACTTTGCTTTTTACGATGACTTATTTTTGCCGATATAGTTTGAGAGTGCTCTATTGCTCCTTTAATAGCGTTTTCACTTTCCTGAAATAAACCCTCAAGGTACAGGCGGTCTTTGTGTTC from Microscilla marina ATCC 23134 carries:
- a CDS encoding transglutaminase-like domain-containing protein, producing MNQNEIKALVSLLDDDDYEVINHIKEKIISMGDVLIPFLETAWENNFSPVVQRRIEELIHTLQLQSLQERFRDWKDNEQEDLLKGIWLVACFQYPDLDLRKVTKELDKIYHEVWLSHRAYASPHDKVKNLNNILFTKLGFSSNTQNFHSPGNSMINIVLESRKGNPISLCIVYMLIAQKLKMPIYGINLPNIFVLTYKSEETQFYINAFNRGLIFSRSEIDNYIAQLNIPTTNRFYYPCSNLEIIQRIMRNLVVAFEKLNEDEKARELKELLQVLDA
- a CDS encoding caspase family protein, which gives rise to MMKNTDAYEQTGYFSEAIILDYIDGKLSAKDQALFEQQMQQDGDFQLAVNGIRGFYLKEHKDRLYLEGLFQESENAIKGAIEHSQTISAKISHRKKQSLWGVAVAAAVALFMIVSLPRLFDKVQHAQNTHAGTDQSLKQQSTENPAAHPMPKTVHRKKTLLKEATAQTATITPDQHVVNKRKKPTAVIKPNTRQMLASGSPVNTTTALADKPGNKTKVALQGKPGTEEIHISSNTRGKNSKKTARKHKDSHDYSLKRQTNYNEGESNFAGVYRKPGKLHLWVFADQEQTTYQQLIAVGNQIAQATGLHLALKKAPTGQFYTMQWQQWLQQAKPGFDDVVWVHYLGTTNQATKRDNQSLASVQVLTNRLNNTLENTKADFKIVMIDQGKPSRQAQKYNVAVGNHLNAPAVVGNTQGYRQLFLGNSGIITLYSRQPGRNAYQGVLTQALLKSLQNELLLHKKKVHWKTIVKKTAKEVKKQSRKLGRVQKIMKAKEQVKVRY